A window of Aliarcobacter trophiarum LMG 25534 contains these coding sequences:
- a CDS encoding cation:proton antiporter, whose translation MEKIILIITICTIIMISPLVSKLIKAPVVVVEIILGLICGYIGLIYGDETLKLVAKFGFIYLMFLAGLEINFKLVKIIKATMTINVILYFVLLYSLAGAVCWFFNLGLTYFVAIPIFSLGMLMMLIKEYGKDEPWLNLALSIGVVGEIVSILALTLFSSWTENSGLSSGFFISILTIVSVIIGTILLLRFSYMLFWWFPEVKKYLIPDSTDDKHDQDIRFSISLLLILVSIMLILKIDVVLGAFTAGLFFKMFFMQRQELLHKIESFGFGFFAPIFFIYTGSTVKLDMITLDILKHALFIIITIISIRLISSFLVFLKYLKPKQTTLFALSDSMPLTFMVAIAMISYNYGLITQEEYFSFIIASMLDGLFLMMLIRKLYKFFKLDIKPVESKF comes from the coding sequence ATGGAAAAGATTATTTTAATTATTACAATTTGTACAATAATAATGATTTCGCCTCTTGTTTCAAAACTTATAAAAGCGCCTGTTGTAGTCGTAGAGATAATTTTAGGATTAATTTGTGGTTATATTGGGCTTATTTATGGCGATGAGACTTTGAAACTGGTTGCTAAATTTGGTTTTATATATCTTATGTTTTTAGCAGGTTTAGAGATAAATTTTAAACTAGTAAAAATAATAAAAGCTACAATGACCATAAATGTAATACTATATTTTGTTCTTTTATATTCACTAGCAGGTGCTGTTTGCTGGTTTTTTAATTTAGGCTTAACATATTTTGTAGCCATTCCAATATTCTCTTTGGGAATGTTAATGATGTTAATAAAAGAGTATGGTAAAGATGAACCTTGGTTAAATCTAGCTTTATCTATTGGAGTTGTAGGTGAAATTGTAAGTATTTTGGCACTTACACTATTTTCTAGTTGGACAGAAAATAGTGGTTTAAGTAGTGGATTTTTTATATCAATTTTAACAATTGTTAGTGTAATAATAGGTACAATTTTACTTCTTAGATTCTCTTATATGCTTTTTTGGTGGTTTCCAGAGGTTAAAAAATATTTAATTCCAGATAGTACAGATGATAAACACGATCAAGATATAAGATTTTCTATCTCTTTACTTTTAATTTTAGTATCAATCATGCTTATTTTAAAAATAGATGTTGTTTTAGGGGCATTTACTGCTGGACTCTTTTTTAAAATGTTTTTTATGCAAAGACAAGAGTTGCTACATAAAATAGAGTCTTTTGGATTTGGTTTCTTTGCACCAATTTTCTTTATATATACTGGTTCAACAGTAAAACTAGATATGATAACTTTAGATATTTTAAAACATGCTCTATTTATAATAATAACTATTATATCTATAAGATTAATTAGTTCATTTTTAGTATTCTTAAAATATCTAAAACCAAAACAAACAACACTATTTGCATTAAGTGATTCAATGCCACTTACCTTTATGGTTGCAATTGCAATGATTTCATATAACTATGGTTTAATAACACAAGAAGAGTATTTTTCATTCATAATAGCAAGTATGTTAGATGGCTTATTTTTAATGATGTTAATTAGAAAATTATATAAGTTTTTTAAATTAGATATAAAGCCTGTAGAAAGTAAATTTTAA
- the soxC gene encoding sulfite dehydrogenase, with amino-acid sequence MKNSKVLTKQENSLPKIINSRRDFFKKTAMYSAGAISAASILSPVSLRADDNAIIKEAPWGQKLGDPVDKNLYGIPSPYEHNNIRRTHNLLSSGDAYASISMCPIHESEGIITPNGLFFTRNHGGTAHVDPNEFRLMIHGKVKREVVLTLEDIKRYPSETRTYFIECPANGSPEWRGPQFNSLQFMKGMMSSAQWTGVMLKTILDDIGLDKDAVWMLAVGSDNASNPRTIPVEKALDDVMVVWGQNGEALRPEQGYPIRLVVPGWEGNLNTKWLNRLEFSDKPWHAKEETSKYTMLQKDGRAIRFFWVNEVNSVITKPCPEKPWTHLKAGDMVEIEGLAWSGHGTIKGVDISFDGGNNWVEAKLKGLVLPKSWTRFSYIYKWNGKPLLLSSRAYDDFGNIQPTIDQETKAVGVESVYHRNAIVTWEITSKGECNNVQIRKHNKV; translated from the coding sequence TTGAAAAATAGTAAAGTTTTAACAAAACAAGAAAACTCTTTGCCAAAAATTATTAACAGCAGAAGAGACTTTTTCAAAAAAACTGCTATGTACTCAGCTGGGGCAATAAGTGCGGCATCAATTTTATCGCCTGTCTCTTTAAGAGCTGACGATAATGCAATTATCAAAGAAGCTCCTTGGGGACAAAAACTAGGAGACCCTGTAGATAAAAATCTATATGGTATTCCTTCACCTTATGAGCATAACAATATAAGAAGAACTCACAATCTTCTATCTTCAGGTGATGCTTATGCATCAATATCAATGTGCCCTATTCACGAAAGTGAAGGAATAATCACTCCAAATGGACTATTCTTTACAAGAAACCATGGAGGAACTGCTCATGTAGATCCAAATGAGTTTAGGCTAATGATTCATGGAAAAGTAAAAAGAGAGGTTGTTTTAACACTAGAAGATATAAAAAGATATCCTAGTGAAACACGAACTTATTTTATAGAGTGTCCTGCAAATGGAAGTCCTGAATGGAGAGGACCACAATTTAATAGCTTACAATTTATGAAAGGTATGATGAGTTCAGCACAATGGACTGGAGTTATGCTTAAAACAATACTAGATGATATTGGTTTAGATAAAGATGCTGTTTGGATGTTAGCAGTTGGAAGCGATAATGCTTCAAATCCACGAACAATTCCAGTTGAAAAAGCCCTTGATGATGTTATGGTTGTTTGGGGACAAAATGGAGAAGCTTTAAGACCTGAACAAGGTTACCCAATAAGACTTGTTGTTCCAGGATGGGAAGGAAATTTAAATACTAAATGGCTAAATAGATTAGAGTTTAGTGACAAACCTTGGCACGCAAAAGAAGAGACTTCAAAATATACTATGCTTCAAAAAGATGGAAGAGCTATAAGATTTTTCTGGGTAAATGAAGTAAATAGTGTAATTACAAAGCCTTGTCCTGAGAAACCTTGGACACACCTAAAAGCTGGTGATATGGTAGAGATTGAAGGTCTTGCATGGAGTGGACATGGAACTATAAAAGGAGTTGATATCTCTTTTGATGGTGGAAACAATTGGGTTGAAGCAAAACTAAAAGGTTTAGTATTGCCAAAATCATGGACACGATTTAGCTATATTTATAAATGGAATGGAAAACCACTTCTACTATCAAGCAGAGCTTATGACGATTTTGGAAACATTCAACCTACAATAGACCAAGAGACAAAAGCTGTTGGAGTTGAAAGTGTTTATCATAGAAATGCAATAGTTACTTGGGAAATTACTTCAAAAGGAGAGTGTAACAATGTTCAAATTAGAAAACATAACAAAGTTTAA